In the Hippoglossus stenolepis isolate QCI-W04-F060 chromosome 14, HSTE1.2, whole genome shotgun sequence genome, one interval contains:
- the abhd17ab gene encoding alpha/beta hydrolase domain-containing protein 17A: MNGLSFSEICCLFCCPPCPSRIAAKLAFLPPEPTYTFLPDPEAGPASTGTTGASNPRTRSGASVAGSGGSGEVEGRWKLHLLERAEYQYTQRELDMTEVFLTRSSRGNKVACMYIRCVPNARFTVLFSHGNAVDLGQMSSFYIGLGTRINCNIFSYDYSGYGCSTGKPSEKNLYADIDAAWHALRTRYGISPENIILYGQSIGTVPTVDLASRYECAAVVLHSPLTSGMRVAFPDTKKTYCFDAFPNIEKVSKISSPVLIIHGTEDEVIDFSHGLALFERCPKAVEPLWVEGAGHNDIELYSQYLERLRRFIGQELAIQHV, from the exons ATGAATGGCCTTTCTTTCAGCGAGATCTGCTGCCTGTTCTGCTGCCCGCCCTGTCCCAGCCGCATCGCGGCCAAGCTCGCCTTCTTGCCCCCCGAGCCCACCTACACGTTCCTCCCCGACCCAGAGGCGGGCCCTGCCTCAACGGGGACAACTGGGGCATCGAACCCGCGGACACGGAGTGGGGCATCCGTTGCTGGAAGCGGAGGGTCCGGGGAAGTGGAAGGTAGATGGAAGCTTCACCTGTTGGAGAGAGCAGAGTATCAGTACACGCAGAGGGAGCTGGACATGACCGAGGTGTTCCTCACTCGATCCAGCCGGGGGAACAAAGTCGCCTGCATGTACATTCGCTGTGTCCCTAATGCCAG GTTTACAGTGCTTTTCTCTCATGGTAATGCAGTCGACCTCGGCCAGATGAGCAGCTTCTACATCGGCCTTGGCACTCGCATCAACTGCAACATCTTTTCCTACGACTACTCCGGCTATGGATGCAGCACTGGCAAACCCTCTGAGAAGAACCTCTATGCAGACATAGACGCTGCCTGGCATGCCCTGCGCACACG GTATGGTATAAGCCCAGAGAATATAATCCTGTATGGACAAAGCATCGGTACAGTTCCTACTGTAGACCTGGCGTCGCGGTATGAGTGTGCCGCCGTTGTTCTTCACTCACCTCTGACGTCTGGCATGAGAGTGGCCTTTCCTGACACAAAGAAAACCTACTGCTTTGACGCTTTCCCCAA CATTGAGAAAGTGTCCAAAATCTCGTCTCCAGTGCTCATCATCCACGGGACAGAGGACGAGGTGATCGACTTCTCCCACGGCCTGGCTCTGTTCGAGCGCTGCCCCAAGGCCGTGGAGCCTCTTTGGGTAGAGGGAGCGGGACACAATGACATTGAATTATACAGCCAGTATCTGGAGCGCCTGCGCCGCTTCATAGGACAGGAGTTGGCGATACAACACGTCTGA